From the Osmerus eperlanus chromosome 19, fOsmEpe2.1, whole genome shotgun sequence genome, one window contains:
- the timm22 gene encoding mitochondrial import inner membrane translocase subunit Tim22 gives MATTVDGGSAPVPGAQGSAPADPSADSEQFQYSMLLEHLIGEKRQIKDLNPTVMGGLPTPFKSDEEKMIQRGMESCAFKAVLACVGGFVLGGAFGVFTAGIDTNVGFDPKDPMKTPSAREVLKDMGQRGMSYAKNFAVIGAMFSCTECIIESHRGKTDWKNAVYSGCVTGGLIGSRAGLKAGVLGCGGFAAFSAAIEYYLR, from the exons ATGGCGACGACCGTGGATGGTGGAAGTGCTCCTGTTCCAGGCGCTCAAGGCTCAGCCCCGGCTGATCCGAGTGCCGATAGTGAGCAGTTCCAATACAGTATGCTTCTGGAACACTTAATCGGGGAAAAAAGGCAAATCAAGGACCTAAACCCTACTGTTATGGGAGGACTTCCAACCCCATTCAAATCCGATGAGGAAAAGATGATACAACGGGGAATGGAGAGCTGTGCTTTCAAAGCAGTCCTGGCGTGTGTTGGAG GCTTTGTCCTTGGAGGAGCTTTTGGTGTTTTCACTGCAGGCATAGACACCAACGTGGGGTTTGATCCCAAAGACCCAATGAAAACCCCCTCAGCACGAGAGGTCCTCAAAGACATGGGCCAGAGGGGGATGTCATATGCCAAGAACTTTGCGGTTATTGGCGCCATGTTCTCCTGTACAGAGTGCATCATCGAATCA CACAGGGGTAAAACAGACTGGAAGAATGCAGTGTACAGTGGCTGTGTAACTGGTGGATTGATTGGATCCCGAG CGGGTTTGAAGGCAGGGGTGCTCGGATGTGGAGGCTTTGCGGCCTTTTCTGCTGCAATTGAGTATTATCTTAGATGA
- the LOC134039232 gene encoding active breakpoint cluster region-related protein-like, whose protein sequence is MTEILVPDVNLNSVCERLEHCCIGQQQTPAIKRHTNTGAKLWGRVRSKLLRQKLDPQTVQSKNWHMDVIEMNGIKVEFSMKFTSRDLSLKRTPSKKQSGVFGVKISVVTKRERSKVPYIVRQCIEEVEKRGIDEVGIYRISGVATDIQALKAAFDTNTKDILVMLSDMDINAIAGTLKLYFRELPEPLLTDRLYPAFMEGIALSDPAAKENCMMHLLRSLPDPNLITFLSLLEHLKRVAEKEPVNKMSLHNLGTVFGPTLLRPSESEISKAHITTASDIWSHDVMAQVQVLLYYLQHPPISFAELKRNTLYFSTDV, encoded by the exons ATGACGGAGATCCTGGTGCCCGACGTGAACCTGAACTCGGTGTGCGAGCGCCTGGAGCACTGCTGCATCGGCCAGCAGCAGACCCCTGCCATCAagagacacaccaacacagggGCCAAGCTATGGGGCCGCGTACGCAGCAAGCTCCTCAGACAAAAG TTGGACCCTCAGACAGTGCAGTCAAAGAACTGGCACATGGACGTCATAGAGATGAATGGG ATCAAAGTGGAGTTCTCCATGAAGTTCACCAGCCGCGACTTGAGCCTGAAGAGAACTCCCTCCAAGAAGCAGAGCGGGGTGTTCGGAGTCAAAATCAGCGTGGTGACAAA GCGCGAGCGCTCCAAGGTGCCTTACATCGTCCGCCAGTGCattgaggaggtggagaagagggggatcGACGAGGTGGGGATCTACCGCATCTCAGGGGTGGCCACAGACATCCAGGCCCTCAAGGCTGCGTTCGACACCA ataccAAAGACATCCTGGTGATGTTGAGTGACATGGACATCAACGCCATCGCAGGGACTCTGAAGCTCTACTTCCGGGAGCTTCCGGAGCCCCTGCTCACAGACCGTCTGTACCCAGCCTTCATGGAGGGAATAG ctctGTCTGACCCTGCAGCCAAAGAGAACTGTATGATGCACCTGCTGCGGTCTCTCCCTGACCCCAACCTCATCACCTTCCTCAGCCTGCTGGAGCATCTCAAGAG GGTGGCTGAGAAGGAGCCTGTCAACAAGATGTCCCTCCACAACCTGGGCACGGTGTTCGGCCCCACCCTGCTCAGGCCCTCCGAGTCCGAGATCTCCAAGGCACACATCACCACCGCCTCCGACATCTGGTCACATGACGTCATGgcacag GTGCAGGTGCTGCTGTACTACCTGCAGCACCCTCCTATCTCCTTCGCTGAGCTGAAGCGGAACACACTCTACTTTTCCACTGACGTGTaa